Proteins encoded in a region of the bacterium genome:
- a CDS encoding VOC family protein yields the protein MKMTEIRPMLWTTDLKGSVDFYTDVLGFECKALNEEWGWASVSFDNVSIMFALPNQHEPFEKPAFTGSLYINTDNVDGLWQQLKDKVKICYPIETFEYGMREFAIFDHNGYLLQFGQEIKE from the coding sequence ATGAAGATGACTGAAATCCGGCCGATGTTGTGGACAACGGATCTCAAAGGGTCAGTTGACTTCTATACGGATGTTCTTGGGTTTGAGTGCAAAGCCTTGAATGAAGAATGGGGCTGGGCGTCCGTGAGCTTCGACAACGTTTCGATCATGTTCGCGCTTCCCAATCAGCATGAACCTTTTGAGAAACCAGCTTTCACAGGATCACTTTATATCAACACAGATAACGTTGATGGGCTCTGGCAACAACTGAAGGACAAAGTAAAGATTTGCTATCCGATCGAAACATTCGAGTACGGAATGCGAGAGTTTGCCATCTTCGACCACAATGGATACCTCTTGCAGTTTGGCCAGGAAATCAAAGAATAG
- a CDS encoding metal-sensitive transcriptional regulator: MLLQVHGFRKEIAMKNSAARLKVLNETFVPDERKIEIRKSLRRIEGQVKALERLIDSNRPCAEFLTQTAATQEALRRVGRLMLTNYLERCVTLAIKEGRNDEIYEEFTSLIYKLIK; encoded by the coding sequence ATGCTGCTGCAAGTCCACGGATTCAGAAAAGAAATCGCAATGAAGAATTCTGCGGCCCGGCTGAAGGTTCTCAACGAGACCTTTGTTCCTGATGAAAGAAAGATCGAGATCCGGAAAAGCCTCCGGAGAATTGAAGGTCAGGTCAAAGCGCTGGAGCGGTTGATCGATTCAAACCGTCCGTGCGCAGAATTTTTGACTCAGACCGCTGCTACTCAGGAAGCTCTTCGCCGCGTAGGACGTCTGATGCTGACCAACTATCTGGAGCGATGCGTGACTCTTGCCATTAAAGAAGGACGAAACGACGAAATCTACGAAGAATTCACAAGCTTGATCTACAAGTTGATCAAGTGA